One Oncorhynchus nerka isolate Pitt River linkage group LG5, Oner_Uvic_2.0, whole genome shotgun sequence genomic window carries:
- the LOC115123629 gene encoding putative ATP-dependent RNA helicase an3 isoform X1: MSHVAVENLHGLEQQLAVLGLNNADGQGGGTGRTCYIPPHLRNQEASKNADAFSRQSALSMAPGSYMPGGWDGGRSNGFVQNGYHDNRMNGGNRYNSGPPRMERGRGGGGFRGGRGGSYNPVQPMQNVGMFGVYDNKDGGGWNTTKDAYTSFGARPDRGKSAFFNNGGSAPRGSYQRGGFGGSGNSRWVEESRDDEDWSKPTQANERLEQELFAGGNTGINFDNYDDIPVEATGQNCPHHIDSFQDVEMGEIIMSNIALTRYTRPTPVQKYAIPIIKNKRDLMACAQTGSGKTAAFLLPVLSQIYTEGPGEALAQKSGGQDNGKYGRRKQYPLALVLAPTRELALQIYEEARKFAYRSRVRPCVVYGGADIGQQIRDLERGCHLLVATPGRLVDMMERGKIGLDYCNYLVLDEADRMLDMGFEPQIRRIVEQDTMPPKGIRQTMMFSATFPKEIQILARDFLEEYIFLAVGRVGSTSENITQKVVWVEDGDKRSFLLDLLNATVIPSEVQDNAGENIEKPGKNSLTLVFVETKKGADALEDFLYREGYACTSIHGDRSQRDREEALHQFRSGRCPILVATAVAARGLDISNVKHVINFDLPSDIEEYVHRIGRTGRVGNLGLATSFFNDKNGNITKDLLDILVEAKQEVPSWLESLAYEHQHKSNTRGRSKRFTSGGFGARDYRQTSGGGSTGGFGGRGGRQPSGHGGNRGFGGGGGFGGNFYSSDGYGGNYSHQGGVDWWGN; the protein is encoded by the exons cagATGCTTTCTCTAGACAGAGCGCTTTGTCAATGGCACCAGGAAGCT ATATGCCTGGCGGTTGGGACGGCGGACGCAGCAACGGCTTCGTGCAGAATGGTTACCACGACAACCGCATGAATGGGGGCAACCGGTACAACAGTGGCCCCCCTCGCATGGAGAGGGGCAGGGGGGGTGGAGGTTTCCGTGGCGGAAGGGGCGGGTCCTACAACCCGGTACAGCCTATGCAGAATGTCGGCATGTTTGGAGTCTACGACAACAAAGATGGCGGCGGCTGGAACACGACTAAAGATGCTTACACCAGCTTCGGCGCGCGTCCTGATAGGGGGAAGTCTGCTTTTTTCAACAACGGCGGGAGTGCGCCCCGAGGAAG TTACCAGCGTGGAGGGTTTGGAGGCAGTGGAAACAGCCGCTGGGTGGAGGAGTCCAGGGATGACGAGGACTGGTCCAAACCCACTCAGGCCAATGAGCGCCTGGAACA GGAGCTGTTCGCTGGTGGCAACACAGGGATTAACTTTGACAATTACGATGACATTCCTGTTGAGGCCACTGGCCAAAACTGCCCCCATCACATTGACAGC TTCCAAGACGTAGAGATGGGAGAGATCATAATGAGTAACATCGCCCTGACCCGCTACACTCGGCCCACTCCGGTCCAGAAGTACGCCATTCCAATTATCAAGAACAAGAGGGACCTGATGGCCTGTGCCCAGACAG GTTCCGGTAAGACTGCTGCGTTCCTGTTGCCTGTACTGAGTCAGATCTACACTGAAGGCCCAGGAGAAGCCCTCGCCCAGAAGTCTGGAGGACAGGACAACGGAAAGTATGGTCGCCGTAAGCAGTACCCCCTCGCTCTGGTCCTGGCCCCCACCAGAGAACTGGCCCTGCAGATCTATGAAGAGGCCAGAAAG TTTGCGTACCGGTCCCGTGTGCGTCCTTGTGTGGTGTACGGAGGGGCTGACATTGGCCAgcagatcagagacctggagcgAGGCTGTCACCTGCTGGTGGCTACACCTGGACGCCTGGTGGACATGATGGAGAGGGGCAAGATCGGCCTCGACTACTGCAA TTACCTGGTGCTGGATGAGGCTGACCGGATGTTGGACATGGGTTTTGAGCCCCAGATCAGACGCATCGTGGAGCAGGACACCATGCCCCCTAAAGGCATCCGTCAGACCATGATGTTCAGCGCTACCTTCCCCAAGGAGATCCAG ATCCTGGCGCGTGACTTCCTGGAGGAGTACATCTTCCTGGCGGTGGGACGTGTGGGCTCCACCTCTGAGAACATCACCCAGAAGGTGGTGTGGGTGGAGGACGGTGACAAGAGGTCCTTCCTCCTGGACTTGCTCAATGCTACAG TCATTCCGAGCGAAGTTCAGGACAATGCAGGTGAAAACATAGAGAAACCTG GTAAGAACTCTCTGACGCTGGTGTTTGTGGAAACTAAGAAGGGAGCGGATGCCCTGGAGGACTTCCTGTACCGTGAGGGTTACGCCTGCACCAGTATCCATGGCGACCGCTCCCAGAGGGACCGAGAGGAGGCTCTGCACCAGTTCCGCTCGGGACGCTGCCCCATCCTGGTCGCCACGGCG GTGGCTGCCCGTGGCCTGGACATCTCCAATGTCAAGCACGTCATCAACTTTGACCTGCCCAGCGATATAGAGGAGTACGTCCACCGTATTGGCCGTACTGGACGTGTAGGCAACCTGG gtctGGCCACGTCGTTCTTCAACGATAAGAATGGCAACATCACCAAGGACCTTCTGGACATCCTAGTGGAggccaaacaggaagtaccctCCTGGCTGGAGAGCCTGGCCTATGAACACCAGCACAAGAGCAACACCCGCGGACGCTCCAAGAG GTTCACCTCTGGTGGCTTCGGAGCCAGGGACTACCGTCAGACCAGTGGTGGCGGCAGCACTGGAGGGTTCGGGGGTCGTGGTGGACGCCAGCCCAGTGGGCATGGAGGAAACCGTGGATTTGGTGGCGGCG GTGGCTTTGGAGGCAACTTCTACAGCAGTGACGGCTATGGAGGAAACTACTCTCATCAGGGGGGAGTGGACTGGTGGGGCAACTAA
- the LOC115123629 gene encoding putative ATP-dependent RNA helicase an3 isoform X4 yields the protein MSHVAVENLHGLEQQLAVLGLNNADGQGGGTGRTCYIPPHLRNQEASKNADAFSRQSALSMAPGSYMPGGWDGGRSNGFVQNGYHDNRMNGGNRYNSGPPRMERGRGGGGFRGGRGGSYNPVQPMQNVGMFGVYDNKDGGGWNTTKDAYTSFGARPDRGKSAFFNNGGSAPRGSYQRGGFGGSGNSRWVEESRDDEDWSKPTQANERLEQELFAGGNTGINFDNYDDIPVEATGQNCPHHIDSFQDVEMGEIIMSNIALTRYTRPTPVQKYAIPIIKNKRDLMACAQTGSGKTAAFLLPVLSQIYTEGPGEALAQKSGGQDNGKYGRRKQYPLALVLAPTRELALQIYEEARKFAYRSRVRPCVVYGGADIGQQIRDLERGCHLLVATPGRLVDMMERGKIGLDYCNYLVLDEADRMLDMGFEPQIRRIVEQDTMPPKGIRQTMMFSATFPKEIQILARDFLEEYIFLAVGRVGSTSENITQKVVWVEDGDKRSFLLDLLNATGKNSLTLVFVETKKGADALEDFLYREGYACTSIHGDRSQRDREEALHQFRSGRCPILVATAVAARGLDISNVKHVINFDLPSDIEEYVHRIGRTGRVGNLGLATSFFNDKNGNITKDLLDILVEAKQEVPSWLESLAYEHQHKSNTRGRSKRFTSGGFGARDYRQTSGGGSTGGFGGRGGRQPSGHGGNRGFGGGGGFGGNFYSSDGYGGNYSHQGGVDWWGN from the exons cagATGCTTTCTCTAGACAGAGCGCTTTGTCAATGGCACCAGGAAGCT ATATGCCTGGCGGTTGGGACGGCGGACGCAGCAACGGCTTCGTGCAGAATGGTTACCACGACAACCGCATGAATGGGGGCAACCGGTACAACAGTGGCCCCCCTCGCATGGAGAGGGGCAGGGGGGGTGGAGGTTTCCGTGGCGGAAGGGGCGGGTCCTACAACCCGGTACAGCCTATGCAGAATGTCGGCATGTTTGGAGTCTACGACAACAAAGATGGCGGCGGCTGGAACACGACTAAAGATGCTTACACCAGCTTCGGCGCGCGTCCTGATAGGGGGAAGTCTGCTTTTTTCAACAACGGCGGGAGTGCGCCCCGAGGAAG TTACCAGCGTGGAGGGTTTGGAGGCAGTGGAAACAGCCGCTGGGTGGAGGAGTCCAGGGATGACGAGGACTGGTCCAAACCCACTCAGGCCAATGAGCGCCTGGAACA GGAGCTGTTCGCTGGTGGCAACACAGGGATTAACTTTGACAATTACGATGACATTCCTGTTGAGGCCACTGGCCAAAACTGCCCCCATCACATTGACAGC TTCCAAGACGTAGAGATGGGAGAGATCATAATGAGTAACATCGCCCTGACCCGCTACACTCGGCCCACTCCGGTCCAGAAGTACGCCATTCCAATTATCAAGAACAAGAGGGACCTGATGGCCTGTGCCCAGACAG GTTCCGGTAAGACTGCTGCGTTCCTGTTGCCTGTACTGAGTCAGATCTACACTGAAGGCCCAGGAGAAGCCCTCGCCCAGAAGTCTGGAGGACAGGACAACGGAAAGTATGGTCGCCGTAAGCAGTACCCCCTCGCTCTGGTCCTGGCCCCCACCAGAGAACTGGCCCTGCAGATCTATGAAGAGGCCAGAAAG TTTGCGTACCGGTCCCGTGTGCGTCCTTGTGTGGTGTACGGAGGGGCTGACATTGGCCAgcagatcagagacctggagcgAGGCTGTCACCTGCTGGTGGCTACACCTGGACGCCTGGTGGACATGATGGAGAGGGGCAAGATCGGCCTCGACTACTGCAA TTACCTGGTGCTGGATGAGGCTGACCGGATGTTGGACATGGGTTTTGAGCCCCAGATCAGACGCATCGTGGAGCAGGACACCATGCCCCCTAAAGGCATCCGTCAGACCATGATGTTCAGCGCTACCTTCCCCAAGGAGATCCAG ATCCTGGCGCGTGACTTCCTGGAGGAGTACATCTTCCTGGCGGTGGGACGTGTGGGCTCCACCTCTGAGAACATCACCCAGAAGGTGGTGTGGGTGGAGGACGGTGACAAGAGGTCCTTCCTCCTGGACTTGCTCAATGCTACAG GTAAGAACTCTCTGACGCTGGTGTTTGTGGAAACTAAGAAGGGAGCGGATGCCCTGGAGGACTTCCTGTACCGTGAGGGTTACGCCTGCACCAGTATCCATGGCGACCGCTCCCAGAGGGACCGAGAGGAGGCTCTGCACCAGTTCCGCTCGGGACGCTGCCCCATCCTGGTCGCCACGGCG GTGGCTGCCCGTGGCCTGGACATCTCCAATGTCAAGCACGTCATCAACTTTGACCTGCCCAGCGATATAGAGGAGTACGTCCACCGTATTGGCCGTACTGGACGTGTAGGCAACCTGG gtctGGCCACGTCGTTCTTCAACGATAAGAATGGCAACATCACCAAGGACCTTCTGGACATCCTAGTGGAggccaaacaggaagtaccctCCTGGCTGGAGAGCCTGGCCTATGAACACCAGCACAAGAGCAACACCCGCGGACGCTCCAAGAG GTTCACCTCTGGTGGCTTCGGAGCCAGGGACTACCGTCAGACCAGTGGTGGCGGCAGCACTGGAGGGTTCGGGGGTCGTGGTGGACGCCAGCCCAGTGGGCATGGAGGAAACCGTGGATTTGGTGGCGGCG GTGGCTTTGGAGGCAACTTCTACAGCAGTGACGGCTATGGAGGAAACTACTCTCATCAGGGGGGAGTGGACTGGTGGGGCAACTAA
- the LOC115123629 gene encoding putative ATP-dependent RNA helicase an3 isoform X2 yields the protein MSHVAVENLHGLEQQLAVLGLNNADGQGGGTGRTCYIPPHLRNQEASKNDAFSRQSALSMAPGSYMPGGWDGGRSNGFVQNGYHDNRMNGGNRYNSGPPRMERGRGGGGFRGGRGGSYNPVQPMQNVGMFGVYDNKDGGGWNTTKDAYTSFGARPDRGKSAFFNNGGSAPRGSYQRGGFGGSGNSRWVEESRDDEDWSKPTQANERLEQELFAGGNTGINFDNYDDIPVEATGQNCPHHIDSFQDVEMGEIIMSNIALTRYTRPTPVQKYAIPIIKNKRDLMACAQTGSGKTAAFLLPVLSQIYTEGPGEALAQKSGGQDNGKYGRRKQYPLALVLAPTRELALQIYEEARKFAYRSRVRPCVVYGGADIGQQIRDLERGCHLLVATPGRLVDMMERGKIGLDYCNYLVLDEADRMLDMGFEPQIRRIVEQDTMPPKGIRQTMMFSATFPKEIQILARDFLEEYIFLAVGRVGSTSENITQKVVWVEDGDKRSFLLDLLNATVIPSEVQDNAGENIEKPGKNSLTLVFVETKKGADALEDFLYREGYACTSIHGDRSQRDREEALHQFRSGRCPILVATAVAARGLDISNVKHVINFDLPSDIEEYVHRIGRTGRVGNLGLATSFFNDKNGNITKDLLDILVEAKQEVPSWLESLAYEHQHKSNTRGRSKRFTSGGFGARDYRQTSGGGSTGGFGGRGGRQPSGHGGNRGFGGGGGFGGNFYSSDGYGGNYSHQGGVDWWGN from the exons ATGCTTTCTCTAGACAGAGCGCTTTGTCAATGGCACCAGGAAGCT ATATGCCTGGCGGTTGGGACGGCGGACGCAGCAACGGCTTCGTGCAGAATGGTTACCACGACAACCGCATGAATGGGGGCAACCGGTACAACAGTGGCCCCCCTCGCATGGAGAGGGGCAGGGGGGGTGGAGGTTTCCGTGGCGGAAGGGGCGGGTCCTACAACCCGGTACAGCCTATGCAGAATGTCGGCATGTTTGGAGTCTACGACAACAAAGATGGCGGCGGCTGGAACACGACTAAAGATGCTTACACCAGCTTCGGCGCGCGTCCTGATAGGGGGAAGTCTGCTTTTTTCAACAACGGCGGGAGTGCGCCCCGAGGAAG TTACCAGCGTGGAGGGTTTGGAGGCAGTGGAAACAGCCGCTGGGTGGAGGAGTCCAGGGATGACGAGGACTGGTCCAAACCCACTCAGGCCAATGAGCGCCTGGAACA GGAGCTGTTCGCTGGTGGCAACACAGGGATTAACTTTGACAATTACGATGACATTCCTGTTGAGGCCACTGGCCAAAACTGCCCCCATCACATTGACAGC TTCCAAGACGTAGAGATGGGAGAGATCATAATGAGTAACATCGCCCTGACCCGCTACACTCGGCCCACTCCGGTCCAGAAGTACGCCATTCCAATTATCAAGAACAAGAGGGACCTGATGGCCTGTGCCCAGACAG GTTCCGGTAAGACTGCTGCGTTCCTGTTGCCTGTACTGAGTCAGATCTACACTGAAGGCCCAGGAGAAGCCCTCGCCCAGAAGTCTGGAGGACAGGACAACGGAAAGTATGGTCGCCGTAAGCAGTACCCCCTCGCTCTGGTCCTGGCCCCCACCAGAGAACTGGCCCTGCAGATCTATGAAGAGGCCAGAAAG TTTGCGTACCGGTCCCGTGTGCGTCCTTGTGTGGTGTACGGAGGGGCTGACATTGGCCAgcagatcagagacctggagcgAGGCTGTCACCTGCTGGTGGCTACACCTGGACGCCTGGTGGACATGATGGAGAGGGGCAAGATCGGCCTCGACTACTGCAA TTACCTGGTGCTGGATGAGGCTGACCGGATGTTGGACATGGGTTTTGAGCCCCAGATCAGACGCATCGTGGAGCAGGACACCATGCCCCCTAAAGGCATCCGTCAGACCATGATGTTCAGCGCTACCTTCCCCAAGGAGATCCAG ATCCTGGCGCGTGACTTCCTGGAGGAGTACATCTTCCTGGCGGTGGGACGTGTGGGCTCCACCTCTGAGAACATCACCCAGAAGGTGGTGTGGGTGGAGGACGGTGACAAGAGGTCCTTCCTCCTGGACTTGCTCAATGCTACAG TCATTCCGAGCGAAGTTCAGGACAATGCAGGTGAAAACATAGAGAAACCTG GTAAGAACTCTCTGACGCTGGTGTTTGTGGAAACTAAGAAGGGAGCGGATGCCCTGGAGGACTTCCTGTACCGTGAGGGTTACGCCTGCACCAGTATCCATGGCGACCGCTCCCAGAGGGACCGAGAGGAGGCTCTGCACCAGTTCCGCTCGGGACGCTGCCCCATCCTGGTCGCCACGGCG GTGGCTGCCCGTGGCCTGGACATCTCCAATGTCAAGCACGTCATCAACTTTGACCTGCCCAGCGATATAGAGGAGTACGTCCACCGTATTGGCCGTACTGGACGTGTAGGCAACCTGG gtctGGCCACGTCGTTCTTCAACGATAAGAATGGCAACATCACCAAGGACCTTCTGGACATCCTAGTGGAggccaaacaggaagtaccctCCTGGCTGGAGAGCCTGGCCTATGAACACCAGCACAAGAGCAACACCCGCGGACGCTCCAAGAG GTTCACCTCTGGTGGCTTCGGAGCCAGGGACTACCGTCAGACCAGTGGTGGCGGCAGCACTGGAGGGTTCGGGGGTCGTGGTGGACGCCAGCCCAGTGGGCATGGAGGAAACCGTGGATTTGGTGGCGGCG GTGGCTTTGGAGGCAACTTCTACAGCAGTGACGGCTATGGAGGAAACTACTCTCATCAGGGGGGAGTGGACTGGTGGGGCAACTAA
- the LOC115123629 gene encoding ATP-dependent RNA helicase DDX3X-like isoform X3 — MSHVAVENLHGLEQQLAVLGLNNADGQGGGTGRTCYIPPHLRNQEASKNDMPGGWDGGRSNGFVQNGYHDNRMNGGNRYNSGPPRMERGRGGGGFRGGRGGSYNPVQPMQNVGMFGVYDNKDGGGWNTTKDAYTSFGARPDRGKSAFFNNGGSAPRGSYQRGGFGGSGNSRWVEESRDDEDWSKPTQANERLEQELFAGGNTGINFDNYDDIPVEATGQNCPHHIDSFQDVEMGEIIMSNIALTRYTRPTPVQKYAIPIIKNKRDLMACAQTGSGKTAAFLLPVLSQIYTEGPGEALAQKSGGQDNGKYGRRKQYPLALVLAPTRELALQIYEEARKFAYRSRVRPCVVYGGADIGQQIRDLERGCHLLVATPGRLVDMMERGKIGLDYCNYLVLDEADRMLDMGFEPQIRRIVEQDTMPPKGIRQTMMFSATFPKEIQILARDFLEEYIFLAVGRVGSTSENITQKVVWVEDGDKRSFLLDLLNATVIPSEVQDNAGENIEKPGKNSLTLVFVETKKGADALEDFLYREGYACTSIHGDRSQRDREEALHQFRSGRCPILVATAVAARGLDISNVKHVINFDLPSDIEEYVHRIGRTGRVGNLGLATSFFNDKNGNITKDLLDILVEAKQEVPSWLESLAYEHQHKSNTRGRSKRFTSGGFGARDYRQTSGGGSTGGFGGRGGRQPSGHGGNRGFGGGGGFGGNFYSSDGYGGNYSHQGGVDWWGN; from the exons ATATGCCTGGCGGTTGGGACGGCGGACGCAGCAACGGCTTCGTGCAGAATGGTTACCACGACAACCGCATGAATGGGGGCAACCGGTACAACAGTGGCCCCCCTCGCATGGAGAGGGGCAGGGGGGGTGGAGGTTTCCGTGGCGGAAGGGGCGGGTCCTACAACCCGGTACAGCCTATGCAGAATGTCGGCATGTTTGGAGTCTACGACAACAAAGATGGCGGCGGCTGGAACACGACTAAAGATGCTTACACCAGCTTCGGCGCGCGTCCTGATAGGGGGAAGTCTGCTTTTTTCAACAACGGCGGGAGTGCGCCCCGAGGAAG TTACCAGCGTGGAGGGTTTGGAGGCAGTGGAAACAGCCGCTGGGTGGAGGAGTCCAGGGATGACGAGGACTGGTCCAAACCCACTCAGGCCAATGAGCGCCTGGAACA GGAGCTGTTCGCTGGTGGCAACACAGGGATTAACTTTGACAATTACGATGACATTCCTGTTGAGGCCACTGGCCAAAACTGCCCCCATCACATTGACAGC TTCCAAGACGTAGAGATGGGAGAGATCATAATGAGTAACATCGCCCTGACCCGCTACACTCGGCCCACTCCGGTCCAGAAGTACGCCATTCCAATTATCAAGAACAAGAGGGACCTGATGGCCTGTGCCCAGACAG GTTCCGGTAAGACTGCTGCGTTCCTGTTGCCTGTACTGAGTCAGATCTACACTGAAGGCCCAGGAGAAGCCCTCGCCCAGAAGTCTGGAGGACAGGACAACGGAAAGTATGGTCGCCGTAAGCAGTACCCCCTCGCTCTGGTCCTGGCCCCCACCAGAGAACTGGCCCTGCAGATCTATGAAGAGGCCAGAAAG TTTGCGTACCGGTCCCGTGTGCGTCCTTGTGTGGTGTACGGAGGGGCTGACATTGGCCAgcagatcagagacctggagcgAGGCTGTCACCTGCTGGTGGCTACACCTGGACGCCTGGTGGACATGATGGAGAGGGGCAAGATCGGCCTCGACTACTGCAA TTACCTGGTGCTGGATGAGGCTGACCGGATGTTGGACATGGGTTTTGAGCCCCAGATCAGACGCATCGTGGAGCAGGACACCATGCCCCCTAAAGGCATCCGTCAGACCATGATGTTCAGCGCTACCTTCCCCAAGGAGATCCAG ATCCTGGCGCGTGACTTCCTGGAGGAGTACATCTTCCTGGCGGTGGGACGTGTGGGCTCCACCTCTGAGAACATCACCCAGAAGGTGGTGTGGGTGGAGGACGGTGACAAGAGGTCCTTCCTCCTGGACTTGCTCAATGCTACAG TCATTCCGAGCGAAGTTCAGGACAATGCAGGTGAAAACATAGAGAAACCTG GTAAGAACTCTCTGACGCTGGTGTTTGTGGAAACTAAGAAGGGAGCGGATGCCCTGGAGGACTTCCTGTACCGTGAGGGTTACGCCTGCACCAGTATCCATGGCGACCGCTCCCAGAGGGACCGAGAGGAGGCTCTGCACCAGTTCCGCTCGGGACGCTGCCCCATCCTGGTCGCCACGGCG GTGGCTGCCCGTGGCCTGGACATCTCCAATGTCAAGCACGTCATCAACTTTGACCTGCCCAGCGATATAGAGGAGTACGTCCACCGTATTGGCCGTACTGGACGTGTAGGCAACCTGG gtctGGCCACGTCGTTCTTCAACGATAAGAATGGCAACATCACCAAGGACCTTCTGGACATCCTAGTGGAggccaaacaggaagtaccctCCTGGCTGGAGAGCCTGGCCTATGAACACCAGCACAAGAGCAACACCCGCGGACGCTCCAAGAG GTTCACCTCTGGTGGCTTCGGAGCCAGGGACTACCGTCAGACCAGTGGTGGCGGCAGCACTGGAGGGTTCGGGGGTCGTGGTGGACGCCAGCCCAGTGGGCATGGAGGAAACCGTGGATTTGGTGGCGGCG GTGGCTTTGGAGGCAACTTCTACAGCAGTGACGGCTATGGAGGAAACTACTCTCATCAGGGGGGAGTGGACTGGTGGGGCAACTAA
- the LOC115123629 gene encoding ATP-dependent RNA helicase DDX3X-like isoform X6 translates to MSHVAVENLHGLEQQLAVLGLNNADGQGGGTGNMPGGWDGGRSNGFVQNGYHDNRMNGGNRYNSGPPRMERGRGGGGFRGGRGGSYNPVQPMQNVGMFGVYDNKDGGGWNTTKDAYTSFGARPDRGKSAFFNNGGSAPRGSYQRGGFGGSGNSRWVEESRDDEDWSKPTQANERLEQELFAGGNTGINFDNYDDIPVEATGQNCPHHIDSFQDVEMGEIIMSNIALTRYTRPTPVQKYAIPIIKNKRDLMACAQTGSGKTAAFLLPVLSQIYTEGPGEALAQKSGGQDNGKYGRRKQYPLALVLAPTRELALQIYEEARKFAYRSRVRPCVVYGGADIGQQIRDLERGCHLLVATPGRLVDMMERGKIGLDYCNYLVLDEADRMLDMGFEPQIRRIVEQDTMPPKGIRQTMMFSATFPKEIQILARDFLEEYIFLAVGRVGSTSENITQKVVWVEDGDKRSFLLDLLNATVIPSEVQDNAGENIEKPGKNSLTLVFVETKKGADALEDFLYREGYACTSIHGDRSQRDREEALHQFRSGRCPILVATAVAARGLDISNVKHVINFDLPSDIEEYVHRIGRTGRVGNLGLATSFFNDKNGNITKDLLDILVEAKQEVPSWLESLAYEHQHKSNTRGRSKRFTSGGFGARDYRQTSGGGSTGGFGGRGGRQPSGHGGNRGFGGGGGFGGNFYSSDGYGGNYSHQGGVDWWGN, encoded by the exons ATATGCCTGGCGGTTGGGACGGCGGACGCAGCAACGGCTTCGTGCAGAATGGTTACCACGACAACCGCATGAATGGGGGCAACCGGTACAACAGTGGCCCCCCTCGCATGGAGAGGGGCAGGGGGGGTGGAGGTTTCCGTGGCGGAAGGGGCGGGTCCTACAACCCGGTACAGCCTATGCAGAATGTCGGCATGTTTGGAGTCTACGACAACAAAGATGGCGGCGGCTGGAACACGACTAAAGATGCTTACACCAGCTTCGGCGCGCGTCCTGATAGGGGGAAGTCTGCTTTTTTCAACAACGGCGGGAGTGCGCCCCGAGGAAG TTACCAGCGTGGAGGGTTTGGAGGCAGTGGAAACAGCCGCTGGGTGGAGGAGTCCAGGGATGACGAGGACTGGTCCAAACCCACTCAGGCCAATGAGCGCCTGGAACA GGAGCTGTTCGCTGGTGGCAACACAGGGATTAACTTTGACAATTACGATGACATTCCTGTTGAGGCCACTGGCCAAAACTGCCCCCATCACATTGACAGC TTCCAAGACGTAGAGATGGGAGAGATCATAATGAGTAACATCGCCCTGACCCGCTACACTCGGCCCACTCCGGTCCAGAAGTACGCCATTCCAATTATCAAGAACAAGAGGGACCTGATGGCCTGTGCCCAGACAG GTTCCGGTAAGACTGCTGCGTTCCTGTTGCCTGTACTGAGTCAGATCTACACTGAAGGCCCAGGAGAAGCCCTCGCCCAGAAGTCTGGAGGACAGGACAACGGAAAGTATGGTCGCCGTAAGCAGTACCCCCTCGCTCTGGTCCTGGCCCCCACCAGAGAACTGGCCCTGCAGATCTATGAAGAGGCCAGAAAG TTTGCGTACCGGTCCCGTGTGCGTCCTTGTGTGGTGTACGGAGGGGCTGACATTGGCCAgcagatcagagacctggagcgAGGCTGTCACCTGCTGGTGGCTACACCTGGACGCCTGGTGGACATGATGGAGAGGGGCAAGATCGGCCTCGACTACTGCAA TTACCTGGTGCTGGATGAGGCTGACCGGATGTTGGACATGGGTTTTGAGCCCCAGATCAGACGCATCGTGGAGCAGGACACCATGCCCCCTAAAGGCATCCGTCAGACCATGATGTTCAGCGCTACCTTCCCCAAGGAGATCCAG ATCCTGGCGCGTGACTTCCTGGAGGAGTACATCTTCCTGGCGGTGGGACGTGTGGGCTCCACCTCTGAGAACATCACCCAGAAGGTGGTGTGGGTGGAGGACGGTGACAAGAGGTCCTTCCTCCTGGACTTGCTCAATGCTACAG TCATTCCGAGCGAAGTTCAGGACAATGCAGGTGAAAACATAGAGAAACCTG GTAAGAACTCTCTGACGCTGGTGTTTGTGGAAACTAAGAAGGGAGCGGATGCCCTGGAGGACTTCCTGTACCGTGAGGGTTACGCCTGCACCAGTATCCATGGCGACCGCTCCCAGAGGGACCGAGAGGAGGCTCTGCACCAGTTCCGCTCGGGACGCTGCCCCATCCTGGTCGCCACGGCG GTGGCTGCCCGTGGCCTGGACATCTCCAATGTCAAGCACGTCATCAACTTTGACCTGCCCAGCGATATAGAGGAGTACGTCCACCGTATTGGCCGTACTGGACGTGTAGGCAACCTGG gtctGGCCACGTCGTTCTTCAACGATAAGAATGGCAACATCACCAAGGACCTTCTGGACATCCTAGTGGAggccaaacaggaagtaccctCCTGGCTGGAGAGCCTGGCCTATGAACACCAGCACAAGAGCAACACCCGCGGACGCTCCAAGAG GTTCACCTCTGGTGGCTTCGGAGCCAGGGACTACCGTCAGACCAGTGGTGGCGGCAGCACTGGAGGGTTCGGGGGTCGTGGTGGACGCCAGCCCAGTGGGCATGGAGGAAACCGTGGATTTGGTGGCGGCG GTGGCTTTGGAGGCAACTTCTACAGCAGTGACGGCTATGGAGGAAACTACTCTCATCAGGGGGGAGTGGACTGGTGGGGCAACTAA